The following are from one region of the Aquirufa lenticrescens genome:
- a CDS encoding ribonuclease H1 domain-containing protein: protein MAKKQKYYVIWAGHQTGIFDSWAETEKNIKGFAGAQYKSFESKSEAESAAKKNYWASVSPASKTKTPRLNAAKIITPSISVDAACAGNPGKLEYQGVNTETKEVLFARGPFPKGTVNLGEFLAIVHGLAYLKKLDCPYPLYSDSRTAIAWVRNRAIKTNLERNARTEELFQMVDNAIAWLKSNHYSTKVLKWETEDWGENPADYGRK, encoded by the coding sequence ATGGCCAAAAAACAAAAATATTATGTGATTTGGGCAGGTCATCAAACCGGAATCTTTGATTCCTGGGCGGAGACCGAGAAGAATATCAAAGGCTTCGCGGGGGCACAATACAAATCTTTTGAGTCCAAATCCGAAGCTGAAAGCGCGGCGAAAAAGAATTATTGGGCCAGCGTATCTCCTGCTTCTAAGACGAAAACACCTCGTTTAAACGCGGCTAAAATTATTACACCCAGCATCTCGGTAGATGCCGCCTGCGCTGGAAATCCAGGTAAACTGGAATACCAAGGAGTAAACACTGAAACAAAAGAAGTCTTATTTGCGCGTGGTCCTTTCCCTAAAGGCACCGTTAACTTAGGTGAGTTTTTAGCGATTGTGCATGGCCTAGCGTATCTAAAGAAATTAGATTGTCCTTACCCTTTGTATTCAGATTCGAGAACGGCCATTGCTTGGGTTAGAAATCGAGCCATCAAAACCAACCTTGAGCGCAATGCCAGGACTGAAGAATTATTCCAAATGGTGGATAATGCTATCGCTTGGTTAAAAAGCAATCATTATTCGACCAAAGTCCTGAAGTGGGAAACCGAGGACTGGGGCGAAAATCCGGCAGATTATGGCCGAAAATAG
- the aroQ gene encoding type II 3-dehydroquinate dehydratase translates to MVRKKILILNGPNLNLLGTREPEIYGAQTFEQFLEILQDKFGDQLDISYFQSNEEGALINKLHEVGFSYDGILFNAGGYTHTSVALGDAVAAIKTPVIEIHISNVHAREDFRHHSYLSPKAKGIIVGFGLRGYELGLYSFI, encoded by the coding sequence ATGGTAAGAAAGAAAATATTGATCCTGAATGGTCCTAATTTGAATTTATTAGGCACACGTGAACCAGAAATATATGGTGCACAGACGTTCGAACAGTTTTTGGAAATCTTACAAGATAAATTCGGCGATCAATTAGACATCTCTTATTTTCAATCCAATGAAGAAGGTGCATTAATTAATAAATTACACGAAGTAGGCTTTAGCTACGACGGTATTTTATTCAATGCGGGTGGTTATACGCACACTTCAGTAGCTTTAGGCGATGCCGTGGCAGCCATCAAAACACCCGTCATTGAGATTCATATATCGAATGTTCACGCAAGGGAAGATTTCCGACACCACAGTTATTTAAGCCCTAAAGCAAAGGGAATCATTGTGGGTTTCGGACTTAGAGGTTATGAATTAGGCCTTTATTCCTTCATTTAA
- the xerD gene encoding site-specific tyrosine recombinase XerD, protein MWETEIQSFGDYLKIERGLSKHSHEAYLRDIQKLATYLSVSPILISEVDESHILAFLKDLHSLGIEASTQSRTLSGIRAFFQFLVFDGTLKADPTFHVKNPQMGRKLPDTLSFDEITAILDEADLSSPEGVRNRAMLEFLYGAGLRVSELIGLKREDIYEDQGFIKVRGKGDKERLVPAGRDAFKYLNLYLESVRPSVPVKKDATHLVFLNRRGSGLSRVMVFLICKDLAAKAGITKVISPHTFRHSFATHLIEGGADLRAVQEMLGHESILTTEIYTHLDRAYLTQMVQDFHPFSKIDKRL, encoded by the coding sequence ATGTGGGAGACAGAAATCCAGTCTTTTGGTGATTACTTAAAAATAGAGCGTGGACTGTCTAAGCATTCCCACGAAGCCTATTTGCGAGATATCCAAAAGCTGGCGACCTATCTATCCGTTTCTCCCATTTTGATTAGTGAGGTTGATGAATCCCATATTTTGGCTTTCCTAAAAGACCTACACTCCTTAGGCATCGAGGCAAGTACACAATCGCGTACCTTATCTGGTATCCGTGCCTTTTTTCAATTTCTCGTGTTCGATGGCACGCTAAAAGCGGACCCCACCTTTCACGTGAAAAATCCCCAAATGGGACGCAAATTACCTGACACCCTTTCTTTCGACGAGATCACAGCCATTCTCGATGAAGCAGACTTGTCTAGTCCAGAGGGAGTTCGCAATCGGGCCATGCTTGAATTTTTGTATGGAGCGGGATTACGTGTTTCGGAACTGATTGGCCTAAAAAGAGAAGATATATACGAAGATCAAGGCTTCATCAAAGTCCGTGGAAAGGGTGACAAAGAACGCCTAGTCCCAGCAGGTCGCGATGCATTTAAGTATTTGAATCTGTATTTGGAATCAGTTAGACCTTCTGTACCTGTCAAAAAAGACGCCACTCATTTAGTCTTCCTAAATCGCCGTGGTTCCGGCTTGAGTCGTGTGATGGTTTTCTTGATTTGTAAAGACCTTGCCGCGAAAGCAGGCATCACTAAAGTGATTAGTCCCCATACTTTTCGACACTCATTTGCAACGCATTTAATTGAAGGCGGAGCAGATTTACGTGCCGTTCAAGAGATGTTAGGGCACGAATCGATTTTAACGACGGAGATTTATACGCACTTAGATCGGGCTTATTTGACGCAGATGGTGCAGGATTTTCATCCTTTTTCCAAAATAGATAAGAGATTATAG
- a CDS encoding aminotransferase class V-fold PLP-dependent enzyme — translation MLSFYPGPSKVHPEALGYIQEAFEQGIVSINHRSERFEKLLEATFEVLHQKWNIPSNYNIYFVSSATEAWEIVIQSLVREKSTHLYNGAFGKKWAHYASSVAESIEFSLDQSLAEISLQIGPIQGDTLCLVQSETSNGTGQQIRRADYQLADDALIAVDATSSMGGIELPWNEADVWLASVQKCIGIPAGMGMLICSPKALARAKELNRATHYNDVLFLEENRRLFQTQMTPNVLSIYLIYRLTQQLPSLSETHSATLAKMKVWTDFWDNETEFSYLIENPALRLPTVLALTGAPEKIKQLHQLCLIKDIELGKGYGKWKETSFRIANFPSHTFEDIETLIQTIKYEL, via the coding sequence ATGTTATCCTTCTACCCTGGCCCCTCTAAGGTTCATCCAGAGGCCCTTGGATACATTCAAGAGGCTTTTGAGCAGGGTATTGTCAGTATCAATCACCGAAGTGAGCGTTTCGAAAAGCTACTCGAAGCTACATTTGAAGTGCTTCATCAGAAATGGAATATTCCTTCAAATTATAACATCTATTTCGTTTCATCCGCCACAGAGGCCTGGGAAATCGTCATTCAGTCCCTCGTAAGAGAAAAGTCTACCCACCTCTATAATGGTGCTTTTGGCAAAAAATGGGCCCATTATGCTTCTTCGGTAGCGGAATCTATTGAATTCTCCCTAGACCAAAGCCTTGCTGAAATAAGCCTTCAGATAGGACCAATTCAAGGGGACACACTATGTTTAGTCCAAAGTGAAACGTCAAACGGAACCGGTCAACAAATACGCCGTGCAGATTATCAACTAGCTGATGATGCTCTCATTGCTGTGGATGCCACTTCTTCGATGGGCGGCATCGAATTACCATGGAATGAGGCTGATGTTTGGTTAGCATCGGTACAGAAATGCATTGGAATTCCAGCTGGAATGGGTATGCTGATTTGTTCTCCTAAGGCATTAGCTAGAGCAAAAGAATTAAATCGTGCGACGCATTATAATGACGTTTTGTTTTTGGAAGAAAACAGACGTTTGTTTCAAACGCAAATGACACCTAATGTGTTGAGCATTTACCTAATTTACCGATTGACTCAGCAGCTGCCATCCCTATCAGAAACGCATAGTGCGACTTTGGCAAAAATGAAAGTATGGACAGATTTCTGGGATAATGAAACGGAGTTTAGCTATTTAATTGAAAACCCAGCCTTGCGTTTACCAACGGTTTTGGCGTTAACAGGAGCACCTGAAAAGATTAAACAATTACACCAGCTATGCCTAATTAAAGACATAGAACTAGGAAAAGGCTATGGAAAATGGAAAGAAACTAGTTTCCGCATCGCGAACTTCCCTAGCCATACGTTTGAAGATATTGAAACACTCATCCAAACCATAAAATATGAACTTTAA
- a CDS encoding tRNA1(Val) (adenine(37)-N6)-methyltransferase: MAENRSTFEFKQFSLNHGNPGLKISTEACLFGAWSSLKARGHCLDIGTGCGLLASMLTQTNRNCTVKALEIHPEVANVAAENFNNSPFKERLQVILTDVSNYNPEEKFDFICSNPPFFTNHLAASDEAKHMAIHADHLSPADLAASIDRLLTKEGEFAVLYPADVLALFEQSLQANGLFIHEKVTIHSNPSSPVLRVMACGSREKSPINHKRINIKTDLGEYSPAFIELLRPYYIIFPS, from the coding sequence ATGGCCGAAAATAGATCCACATTTGAGTTCAAACAATTTTCGCTAAATCACGGTAATCCGGGATTGAAGATTAGTACGGAGGCTTGTCTTTTTGGCGCTTGGTCTTCTCTGAAGGCACGAGGCCATTGCCTTGATATTGGAACGGGTTGCGGCTTGCTAGCCTCAATGCTAACACAAACAAATCGCAACTGTACTGTGAAAGCTCTCGAAATTCATCCAGAAGTGGCCAATGTGGCGGCTGAAAATTTCAATAATAGTCCATTCAAAGAGCGCCTGCAGGTAATCCTCACAGATGTCAGCAATTATAATCCTGAAGAAAAATTCGACTTTATCTGCTCCAACCCTCCCTTTTTCACGAATCATCTCGCAGCTTCCGATGAAGCAAAACATATGGCGATTCACGCGGATCATTTGAGCCCGGCTGATTTAGCTGCCTCGATTGATCGATTACTTACTAAAGAGGGAGAATTTGCCGTGCTGTATCCGGCTGATGTTTTGGCCTTATTCGAACAATCGCTACAGGCAAATGGGCTCTTCATCCATGAAAAAGTAACCATCCATTCCAACCCCTCTAGTCCCGTATTACGCGTAATGGCCTGCGGTTCGAGAGAAAAAAGTCCCATTAATCACAAGAGAATAAATATCAAAACTGACCTAGGCGAATACAGCCCAGCATTCATCGAATTATTAAGACCCTATTATATCATCTTTCCTTCATAA
- a CDS encoding MarC family protein, producing the protein MNFNSKEILSASLILFSVIDILGSIPIIIELRKKNGDIHPGQATLASGIIMVGFFYAGKFILHLLGVDTNSFAMAGALIIFLIGMEMTLGRNIFKSEEIETNTHSIVPLAFPIIAGAGTMTTLISLKSQFEEENIIISIFINLVFIYIVLRSSVWIEKKLGNAGTQILRKIFGVILIAIAIKIFKSRLM; encoded by the coding sequence ATGAACTTTAACTCCAAAGAGATCCTCTCGGCTTCCTTAATTCTTTTTTCTGTCATTGATATTTTAGGTTCAATCCCTATCATCATCGAATTGCGCAAAAAGAATGGAGACATCCATCCTGGACAGGCGACTTTAGCATCCGGCATAATTATGGTGGGATTCTTTTATGCGGGCAAATTCATATTGCATTTATTGGGAGTAGACACGAATTCCTTCGCAATGGCGGGAGCCTTGATCATTTTCTTGATCGGTATGGAAATGACCTTAGGGCGCAACATCTTTAAGAGTGAAGAAATCGAGACTAATACGCATTCCATCGTACCATTAGCCTTCCCTATCATCGCTGGAGCGGGTACGATGACGACTTTGATTTCCTTGAAGTCACAATTCGAAGAGGAAAACATCATTATCAGTATCTTCATTAACCTCGTTTTCATTTACATCGTTTTGCGTTCTAGTGTCTGGATTGAGAAAAAATTAGGCAATGCAGGAACGCAGATTTTGCGCAAGATTTTCGGGGTAATTTTGATTGCAATCGCGATTAAAATCTTTAAATCACGTTTGATGTAG
- a CDS encoding glycosyltransferase family 2 protein: MLQLSIVVPLYNEAESLPELCSWIDRVMKENAFSYEMIFVNDGSNDNSWEVLKQLSTQYSTILAISFARNYGKSAALHEGFSKASGQVVITMDADLQDSPDEIPELYRLITEENYDLISGWKQKRFDPISKTIPTKLYNAATRKLSGVHLHDFNCGLKAYKIEVVKTLRLYGEMHRYIPVQAKWNGFTKIGEKVVQHQARKYGVTKFGLERFLYGFLDLLSISFVQIFGKRPMHLFGSLGILSFLTGSCLTIYLIGVKLYNIAYNLKYRNVTDNPLFFLALVAIILGVQLFLAGFIGELLITNSDKTTNYQIKEEIS, from the coding sequence ATGTTACAGCTATCCATCGTAGTACCTCTTTATAACGAAGCCGAATCGCTTCCAGAACTATGTTCTTGGATCGATCGAGTGATGAAAGAAAATGCGTTTTCTTACGAGATGATCTTCGTAAACGATGGCAGCAACGACAATTCTTGGGAGGTTTTAAAGCAATTATCCACGCAATACAGCACGATTTTAGCTATCTCTTTTGCGCGTAATTATGGTAAATCGGCAGCTCTTCACGAAGGATTCAGCAAGGCATCCGGTCAAGTAGTGATCACCATGGATGCTGATTTACAGGATTCACCAGACGAAATTCCTGAATTGTATCGCTTAATTACTGAAGAAAACTACGACCTCATTTCAGGCTGGAAGCAGAAGCGATTCGATCCTATTTCTAAGACAATTCCCACTAAATTATACAATGCAGCAACCCGTAAATTGTCTGGCGTACATTTGCACGACTTCAATTGCGGCTTAAAAGCTTATAAAATTGAGGTGGTGAAAACCTTACGTCTGTATGGTGAAATGCACCGCTACATACCCGTTCAAGCGAAATGGAACGGATTTACGAAGATTGGCGAGAAGGTAGTTCAACACCAGGCGCGCAAGTATGGTGTGACTAAATTTGGTTTAGAGCGCTTCCTGTATGGTTTCTTGGATCTATTATCGATTTCATTTGTGCAGATTTTTGGGAAACGCCCGATGCACTTATTTGGAAGCCTCGGTATCCTATCTTTTTTAACGGGGTCATGCTTAACGATTTATCTAATCGGTGTTAAATTGTATAACATTGCTTATAATTTAAAGTACCGCAACGTCACAGATAATCCACTATTCTTTTTAGCACTTGTTGCTATCATATTGGGCGTACAGCTCTTTTTAGCGGGATTTATCGGGGAGTTATTGATTACGAACTCAGATAAGACGACGAATTATCAAATCAAGGAAGAAATATCCTAA